A DNA window from Parafrankia discariae contains the following coding sequences:
- a CDS encoding SAM-dependent methyltransferase — protein MHDYYLGGKDNFPADRETAEQALAAFPNLRLYARQNRAFLHRAVAHVTATAGVTQFLDIGTGIPTNPSLHETAQRFEPAARVLYVDNDPSTPWMRTPVRPRGCRTLSAVR, from the coding sequence ATGCACGACTACTACCTGGGCGGGAAGGACAACTTCCCGGCGGACCGGGAGACGGCCGAGCAGGCGCTGGCGGCCTTCCCGAACCTGCGGCTCTACGCCCGGCAGAACCGGGCGTTCCTGCACCGGGCGGTCGCGCACGTGACGGCGACGGCCGGGGTGACCCAGTTCCTGGACATCGGCACCGGCATCCCCACCAACCCGAGCCTGCACGAGACCGCCCAGCGGTTCGAACCGGCGGCGCGCGTGCTCTACGTCGACAACGACCCGTCGACCCCATGGATGCGCACACCAGTAAGGCCCCGCGGCTGTCGGACCCTCAGCGCCGTGCGCTGA